Part of the Halorhabdus utahensis DSM 12940 genome, GACGTAGAACTCGGCGAAGTCGTGATAGCAATTCCCTTTCCGGAAGTAGTCCCGATCGGGTTGCTCGACCACCTGATCGAAGAAGTAATCGCGCGGACAGTTGACGAACGTGGACAGACTCGACTGGCTGATCGTCTCGATCGACTCGGGCGCTGCGCTGACGGGGTCGTGCTCGAACCCGGTCGAGCCATCTCCTCGCCGATACGTGTGCGGGATCGTCTCGAAATCGTCGAACGTCTCGATGTCGTCGTCCAGAAGGTCGTGGAAGTACAGACACGGCCGGACGGGTTCGCCGGCGCTGGTCTCCTGAACGAGATAATACTGTTCGCGACCGTTCTGGAGGAGGAGCTGGAACTGCCGGAGGTGCTCACGGTCTTTCCGTTCGGTGTCGATCCACGGCCGATCGATGACCTGGTGGGTCCAGTCTGCATCCAGTCCGAGATAGAAGACGGCGGGCCGGTCGACGTAGGTCGAGGTGTTCGCGTCGGCGAGCAGGACGCCGCTGTCCTCGCGGTCGATCGGTACGTCGAACGCACTGAAGTAGAATTCGAGATCGTCGAGTCGGCCGTCCGTGACCGTCTTGTCCACCAACCCGAGCACGTCGAGTTCGTCCCGAACGACGTTCAGTGACCGGTCCGACAGCTCCTCGAACTCCCGGATCGCTTCGCCGAACGTCCACTCGGGGACGTTCGCACAGAACGCCTGCATCGGTTCGGCCGCCGCACTTTCGAGTTCACCCAGGAGTTTGTCCTCGTCGTCGACGGGGAGGTCGATTCCGAGCCCGCGAGCGATCGGTCGCACGTCCCCGACGCGGGCTCTCGAATCGGCGTGCGCTAACCTGAGTAGTTCGAGGAACGTCCGCAGTCCCTCGTCGTCCGCGAAGCCTGGCCCGCCGTGGAAGGGGATGTCCCGCGCTTCGAGTGCCGATTCTATCAACGCGGGGAAGGGTCCGCCGCGGTCCATGACGATCGCCACGTCGTCGGCGTTGTCGCTGGTCACGTTGTCCACGATCGCCTCGACGATCGCTGTCCGGGACGCGAAGCTGTGGAACGCCGGCAGGTCGAAGGCCTCGCTCGTGAGCGGGTCGATCACGTCGTACTCGGCGGGCAGGATCGACCGGTCCAGCGCGCTGAACTGGGATTCGCCGATGACGGCGACCTCACGGTCGTCGTCGATCCGGTACTCCTCAAGATCGCGATGCGCACTCTCGACGGACGCGATGACCTCGAGTACCTCCCGCGTTTTCGGTGTATCGTAGCGTTCGAACTCGAGGATCGCCTGTCGATCACCTGTCTCCTCCCAACAACCGAGGATCAACTCGACCAGATGAGCGGCCTGTTTCCAGGGCAGTGCCGTCGACTCGATCACGTCGAGAAAGAGCTGTCGTTGGTCCTGCGGTCGGAACTCGTCGGCCGCGAGCATCTGTGGCGTGGCCGCGAACCGACCAAGTCGTGGGTGGTCCAGCCGTCGATTGAGCGCAAGACTGAGCGGCGCGTCGACCGTCAACACGAGATCGTAGCCCGCCACCGCCTCGAAGAGATCGTCGATAGAACGAGCCCGTTGAACTGGCATACTCTGAGTCCTCCCTGACGTAACAAAAAAGGGGCGTCCTGTGCCACTACCACACGTGCATCGAGAGGGCCATGTCGGGGCTGCCTTGCTCGCCTACGCGCCGGTCGGGTTCATCGTCTTCGTCGTGGGCTTCGAGGGGGCCGCAATGGCCGGAGCAGTCGGGGCCGGTCTCCTCGCCATGGTTCCGGATTACGACCAGCGTGTCCCCGGTATCTCTCACCGCGGAATTACCCACACGGTCTGGTTCGCTGCTCTCGTCGGGATCGGGCTCGGTCTCATCGGGCTCGCGATCGGCTCGAATGACGGCATTCTGGCGGCGATCGATCTCGGCGTGTTCGGATTACTGGTCGGGACGGTCACGATCCTCTCACACATCGCCGCAGACGCTCTCACGCCGATGGGTGTCGAACCATTTGCGCCCGTTCGTAACGACCACTACTCCTACGATGTCGCCCGAGCGGCGAATCCGATCGCGAACTATGGACTGTTGGTACTGGGTATCATCGCGACGGGGATCGCACTAGCAGTGGTGAACGTCCTTTCGAATATCTGAGAGCCTTGTTCTGATCCAATGGGATCACAAGCTCTCCTGACTGGGAATCAGGTTCGTTCAGCTACTCGGGCCGAGAGTCCGTTACACCCGGATCTTGCCAGTCTTCAGCGTCGTGTTCATCCCACGGGATCAGATATACCCCTTTCTCTGCTCGGTCTTGACAGTCCAAGTCATCCATCAAATTGTTCCAGCGTGCTTCTATTGTCTCGCCAGGTTGGTCTTCGAGGGATTCGTCAAGCCGGTCGATCAGTAGTTCCTTGTGGCGGGCCCAGCGTTCGCCGCCATGTTCACCGAAGACGTTTTCGCGCCCTTCGCCCCGAAGAAGGCGAACGAGCGTCGTCACCCGTAACGCACGGTCATCACAAATATCGAACTTCCCCTCAAGTTGATCGCACATTCGGCCGGCCCAGTCTGATGCACCCATGCCACAATCATCTCAATTTACCCGTATATATTCTCCCCTGGACTACTTTCCGGCAGTCGTCGAAGTTTGCTAAGTTCAGCGCAAGTCGGTAATCGTGTTGCACGAAAGAACCGGTCTGTTCCATTCAGTCGTGTTTAGATGATGCTTCAAAAGTTCACTGTCGCCGCTCACATCTCTGGGATGTCGGGAACTACAATTTTCAAGTCCAGAGCACTGTCTTGATCTCGTCAATCGCCTTAGTGCGACCCCATCTTTGTCCTTGATGATGCGAGCTCTCTCGGAGTACCGCGCTCATTTGAAATATCCAATCTACCGTTCTGAAATGTCCGAATGATGAATGACACTGATAAGTCATGAAAACACCCTTCGACCATTCAAAATCGCCCGACTGAAGCCGTATCCTTCCATCGCATGGTTGAACTCCACCCGAGCTACCGATCCGTTTCACTGCCCAAAATCACAAAACCGGCGATATGAATCGTCTACCTATTGAAATCGTCGGCCACAGAACCTGCAAAATCTGGATGGGCCCGCTCGGATTGTGAACCACGCCCTGACGTGCTCGCTTCGCTGTGCGCGTCAGGTCTCATTCAAATCCTCGCTCTTTTAGTAGCGGGCGCTCGCGAGTTTGCTCGCGCCACGCACATGGGCCCGCTCGGATTGTGAACCGGAGGAAGACATTCCTGCTCGGACCTCCGGTCCTGCGCGGGCTGTGACTCCCAGGGTTCAAATCCTCCCTTTTGTATGCTTCGCTCGTCACGTCCGTTCCTCGCAGAAGCATGGGCCCACTCGGATTTGAACCAAGGACGAAGCGGTTATGAGCCGCTCTCTCTAACCAGACTGAGATACGGGCCCTCATTCCCGATTTTCCATTCCGCGAACTAAACTGTACCGTCTCCGATTGCCGCGACGTCACTCCAACGACCCGCCGTCGCCCAACCGCCACACGCCTCGACACCGCCCGTCACCCGCCGCCGCGATGTCGAACCCCAGCGACTCGTAAAACGGCCGCACATCGGTATCGAACTGGGCGACGAGTCGATCCCGCTCCTGCATCGCTCGCTCGACGAGCACACTTCCGATCCCCTGATCCCGACGTCGCCGGCGCACGGCCACGTTCACGATTTCCTCGCCGTCGAGTACCACCGCACCGACGACTGGCGAACCGTCCTGATCCTCGTCCGGTACAGCGACGAAGACATCCCCACGCTCGATGGCTGTCTGTACCTGGTCGTGGTCGGTCGCCAGGTCGGCCCCGTCGAGGACGTTCAAGACGCCGACGAGATCGCCATCCTGGGCGGTACGAACCGGCATCAGCCACCCTTGATCAGCCGGACGATGCGGACGTGTTCGGCGTCGACCGCTTCGTCCTCGGGCACTGGCCGGTCGTCGACGAGCACCGACACCTCGTGTGGACTCACCTCGAAGTCCGCGAGCAACTCGCCGTAGGTCGTCCCCGGCTCGATGTCGAACTCGCGCGTGATCTCGTCGACCAGCTCCACCGTGACTTCCATGTTCGTGGGTTCGGCCGGACGGACATGAGCGCTTCGGGGTTCGTTACTGTCTCTGAGCCGGACGGCCCGCTCACACGTAGCGAGCCTCCGCTTCGTTCGGTCTCGCATCACGCGACCTCCCAGCCACGGTTCGCTCAGCTCTCCGTTCGCATTTGTCGAGGTTTCACTCACGACGGTCGGTCGACCTCGCATGCTTTATCCCACCCGGGACCCACCCATCGTCTATGAGCGAGGCCGAGTCAGCCCGGGCGGGTCGACAGGAAGTCTGGATCGAGAAGTACCGCCCACAAACCCTCGAAGACATCGCGGGCCACGAGGCCATCGTCGAGCGACTGGGCAGCTACGTCTCACGCAACGACCTCAGCCACATGCTGTTCGCCGGGCCGGCCGGCGTCGGCAAGACGACCGCTGCGACCGCCATCGCCCGCGAACTCTACGGCGAGGACTGGGAAGAGAACTTCCTCGAACTCAACGCCTCTGACGAGCGCGGCATCGACGTCGTCCGCGACCGCGTCAAGAGCTTCGCACGCACTTCTTTTGGCGGCTACGACTACCGAATTATATTTCTCGATGAGGCCGACGCACTCACCGCAGACGCCCAGTCAGCGCTTCGCCGGACGATGGAGCAGTTCTCGAACAACGTCCGCTTTATCCTCTCGTGTAACTACTCCAGTCAGATCATCGACCCGATCCAGTCTCGATGTGCCGTCTTCCGCTTTTCGCCGCTCGCCGACGAGGCCGTCGAGGCCCAGATCCGCCAGATCGCCCAAGAGGAAGTCATCGACGTTACCGAGGACGGGATCGAGGCGCTGGTCTACGTCGCCGGCGGCGACATGCGAAAAGCGATCAACGGGCTCCAGGCCGCCTCGATGTCCGGGGATACAGTCAACGAGGAAGCGGTCTTCGAGATCACGTCGACGGCCCGGCCAGAGGACATCCGCGAGATGGTCGACCTCGCGCTCGACGGCGACTTCACCGCCGCCCGGTCGCGGCTCGACACCCTGTTGACCGAGGAAGGGATCGCCGGCGGCGACATCATCGACCAGCTGCACCGCACTGTCTGGGAGTTCGACCTCTCGGATGCGGCGGCCGTCCGCGTCCTCGACCGTGTCGGTGAAGCCGACTATCGGATCACCGAGGGCGCGAGCGAACGGATCCAACTCGAAGCCTTGCTCGCCTCACTCGCGCTCGACGGCCGTGACTGACAGAAATATAAAAAATTGGTGCGGAAAAATTGCGGTGAGAAGCGGCGACAGACGGTGGTTTTACACCGGATTGACCCTTCCGATAGTTTTTTCATAATTGGAGCTGACATGTACAGTCGATGTCCGCCTTCGACATCAGGTCCCCCTCCGTCTCCGACGACGGTCTCGGTATTGTCCTCCATCCCGGGCCGTACAAACGGCTCGTGTATCACGTGCTGGGCTTTCCGCTCGGCATCCTCTCGTTTCTCGGCGTCGTGATCGGTGTCTCGCTCGGGCTCACTCTCTCGGTTCTGTTCGTCGGCATCGCGATCCTCGCCGGGACGGTCGTCCTCCTGCGTGTCTTCGCGATAGTCGAGGCACGCCTGGCCGCGACATTCCTCGACGAGACGATCCAGTCCCCTCGGAAGCTGGATACCTCCCCTTCGGAGCCCATTTCTCACGTTCGGAATGCGTGCACAGATGAGCAGACCTGGCGCGCGTGTGCCTTTGCGCTGGTTCGGCTGCCAGTCGGCGTGATCCAGTTCACCGTGGTCGTGACGCTCACAGCCCTTTCGCTCGCGCTGGTGACCGCACCGTTGCACTACGATGGCGTTCAACTCTTCCAGTTCGGGCCCTGGTGGCACCTGGGATCGCTTTCGGAGGCACTGCTTGCCGTTCCGGTCGGCGTGTTGCTCTGGGCGTTCTCGCTGCACGTCTTCGATCTGCTCGGCACGGCCATGGAGCGATTCACACGCACCTTGTTGACGCCTGTCGAGTAGCCAGACCGACGCTTGCGTGTGTCTCAGACGTCTTCGATCACCGCGTCCCCGAAACCGCCAGGTACGAAACAATGACGCGGCTGGAGCGCCCGTTTTCGGCCCACGGACACCTTTAGCTGCCCGAACAGCCCCTTCGGAACTGATTTAGGGCCGGACGGGCCACAATACAGTCAACGAATGAGTGATCTCGAGGAGGAATACCGGCTCGAATACTTCGAGGAGCACGGGTTCCATCGCAAGGAGTGTATGGAGTGTGGGGATCACTTCTGGACGCTCGACGGGGCGCGGGAAACCTGCGGTGAACCGCCCTGTGACGAGTACAGCTTTATCGACGATCCCGGATTCGACGAGGCATTCGAACTCGGCGAGATGCGCGAACAGTTTCTCTCCTTTTTCGAGGAGCACGATCACGAGCGCATCGACCCCTATCCCGTCGCGGCCAACCGCTGGCGGGAGGACGTCCTCCTGACCCAGGCGTCGATCTACGACTTTCAGCCACACGTCACTAGCGGCGCGTCGCCGCCGCCGGCGAACCCACTCGCCGTGAGCCAGCCCTGCATTCGGATGCAGGACATCGACAACGTCGGCGTCACCGGCCGACACACCATGGCCTTCGAGATGATGGGCCATCACGCGTTCAACGCTGACGAGGGGACCGACTACGCCTACGAGGGCGAGGTCTACTGGAAGGACGAGTGCGTCGAGTACTGCATGGACTTACTCGCCGAAGTCGGTGCCGACCGCGAGGCTGTGACGCTGATAGAGGACCCCTGGGTCGGCGGCGGCAACGCCGGACCCGCCTTCGAGGTGATCTACGAGGGCGCGGAACTCGCGACGCTCGTGTTCATGCAGTTCGAGCGCGACCCGGACGGCGATTTCGAGATGAAGGACGGCAACACCTACAGCCGGATGGATCGCCGGGTCATCGACACCGGCTACGGGCTCGAACGCTGGACCTGGATGTCCCAGGGCACGCCGACGGTCTACGAGGCCGTTTACCCCGACATGATCGACTTCCTGACGGACAATGCGGGGATCGATCATACTGCCGACGAGGAGGAGATCGTCCACAAAGCGGCGAAGCTCTCCGGTCGGATGGATATCGACGAGGCCGAGGACGTCGAGGCTGCCCGCGACGACATCGCCGCGGAGATCGGCGTCGCGACCGACCGCCTCCGCGAACTCGTCGAACCCCTCGAATCCATCTACGCGATCGCCGACCACAGCCGGACACTCGCGTACA contains:
- a CDS encoding PD-(D/E)XK nuclease family protein, producing the protein MPVQRARSIDDLFEAVAGYDLVLTVDAPLSLALNRRLDHPRLGRFAATPQMLAADEFRPQDQRQLFLDVIESTALPWKQAAHLVELILGCWEETGDRQAILEFERYDTPKTREVLEVIASVESAHRDLEEYRIDDDREVAVIGESQFSALDRSILPAEYDVIDPLTSEAFDLPAFHSFASRTAIVEAIVDNVTSDNADDVAIVMDRGGPFPALIESALEARDIPFHGGPGFADDEGLRTFLELLRLAHADSRARVGDVRPIARGLGIDLPVDDEDKLLGELESAAAEPMQAFCANVPEWTFGEAIREFEELSDRSLNVVRDELDVLGLVDKTVTDGRLDDLEFYFSAFDVPIDREDSGVLLADANTSTYVDRPAVFYLGLDADWTHQVIDRPWIDTERKDREHLRQFQLLLQNGREQYYLVQETSAGEPVRPCLYFHDLLDDDIETFDDFETIPHTYRRGDGSTGFEHDPVSAAPESIETISQSSLSTFVNCPRDYFFDQVVEQPDRDYFRKGNCYHDFAEFYVNHPDVVADADRAELVDLFLDELRPFVDQVDRDVLETEFDVGLDLIERFIDENPPVERDYSEYEVLPFGNLVANYFDHPIDSPITEQWFENPELGGRGKVDLIHSPTQLLDYKSGSAKSASQVVDRSSIEEIHDKPDFQAMLYLAHHRRVRPDEPIDFVFYHFLDLVDDAITGTADVEDALVRVTYYPVAFDEWVGSQTAFDALCEGVAESNDRRKTLEKLGYDAYAQFLGSHTFPDVDEKEILLDTEFADAFVRYARDRVGEYKYVTSGIESALKTLLDLRGENYFRDDVEAFEAFLDEQIALINEYRESSFPVGDPNLDRVTHRDLLLTEGGGFDD
- a CDS encoding metal-dependent hydrolase, encoding MHREGHVGAALLAYAPVGFIVFVVGFEGAAMAGAVGAGLLAMVPDYDQRVPGISHRGITHTVWFAALVGIGLGLIGLAIGSNDGILAAIDLGVFGLLVGTVTILSHIAADALTPMGVEPFAPVRNDHYSYDVARAANPIANYGLLVLGIIATGIALAVVNVLSNI
- a CDS encoding GNAT family N-acetyltransferase, which encodes MPVRTAQDGDLVGVLNVLDGADLATDHDQVQTAIERGDVFVAVPDEDQDGSPVVGAVVLDGEEIVNVAVRRRRRDQGIGSVLVERAMQERDRLVAQFDTDVRPFYESLGFDIAAAGDGRCRGVWRLGDGGSLE
- the samp2 gene encoding ubiquitin-like small modifier protein SAMP2; the encoded protein is MEVTVELVDEITREFDIEPGTTYGELLADFEVSPHEVSVLVDDRPVPEDEAVDAEHVRIVRLIKGG
- a CDS encoding replication factor C small subunit — its product is MSEAESARAGRQEVWIEKYRPQTLEDIAGHEAIVERLGSYVSRNDLSHMLFAGPAGVGKTTAATAIARELYGEDWEENFLELNASDERGIDVVRDRVKSFARTSFGGYDYRIIFLDEADALTADAQSALRRTMEQFSNNVRFILSCNYSSQIIDPIQSRCAVFRFSPLADEAVEAQIRQIAQEEVIDVTEDGIEALVYVAGGDMRKAINGLQAASMSGDTVNEEAVFEITSTARPEDIREMVDLALDGDFTAARSRLDTLLTEEGIAGGDIIDQLHRTVWEFDLSDAAAVRVLDRVGEADYRITEGASERIQLEALLASLALDGRD
- a CDS encoding sensor domain-containing protein, translating into MSAFDIRSPSVSDDGLGIVLHPGPYKRLVYHVLGFPLGILSFLGVVIGVSLGLTLSVLFVGIAILAGTVVLLRVFAIVEARLAATFLDETIQSPRKLDTSPSEPISHVRNACTDEQTWRACAFALVRLPVGVIQFTVVVTLTALSLALVTAPLHYDGVQLFQFGPWWHLGSLSEALLAVPVGVLLWAFSLHVFDLLGTAMERFTRTLLTPVE